A genome region from Akkermansiaceae bacterium includes the following:
- a CDS encoding alpha-amylase has product MPDVCLYFQVHQPHRLDEKLNREILNRVADSCYLPANEMFRKRIGESHGLFRMALSLTGTVIEQFRKYRPDVLESFQELVATGGVELLAETYHHSLAFLYSEKEFQRQSDMHLDLMEECFSVRPKVFRNSELIYDNAIAARAETLGFEGVIAEGTPAFTQGISPNFLYRAPDTARIKTLMRNHTLSDDLAFRFSDRSWSGFPLTWEKFTAWIGQSPGDLVNLFMDYESIGEHQKKEQGIYEFWRKVPEILIESGSQWVTPAEAVAIYPAIREYDCPLATSWADAERDLSAWAGNAMQKEALAKIRSLETPVMSGGDPKLIAAWGALQSSDHLYWMSTKGGSDGQVTSYFSPYRSPQAAYDAFMAALDDLGKRAHSHAAVGGSA; this is encoded by the coding sequence ATGCCCGACGTCTGCCTTTATTTCCAGGTGCACCAGCCGCACCGCCTCGACGAGAAGCTCAACCGCGAGATCCTGAACCGCGTGGCCGACAGCTGCTACCTTCCGGCCAACGAGATGTTCCGCAAGCGCATCGGGGAAAGCCACGGCCTGTTCCGCATGGCGCTCTCGCTCACCGGCACGGTGATCGAGCAGTTCCGGAAATACCGCCCGGATGTGCTCGAGTCGTTCCAGGAGCTCGTCGCCACCGGCGGGGTGGAACTGCTCGCGGAAACGTACCATCACTCGCTCGCCTTCCTCTATTCGGAAAAGGAATTCCAGCGCCAATCCGACATGCACCTCGATCTCATGGAGGAGTGCTTCTCCGTGCGCCCGAAGGTGTTCCGGAACTCGGAACTGATCTATGACAACGCGATCGCCGCGCGGGCGGAAACGCTCGGCTTCGAGGGTGTGATCGCGGAGGGCACGCCCGCCTTCACGCAGGGCATCTCCCCCAATTTCCTCTACCGCGCGCCGGACACCGCCCGCATCAAGACCCTGATGCGCAACCACACCCTCTCAGACGATCTCGCCTTCCGTTTCTCCGACCGCTCATGGTCCGGATTCCCCCTGACATGGGAAAAATTCACCGCATGGATCGGCCAGTCGCCGGGGGATCTGGTGAACCTTTTCATGGATTACGAATCGATCGGCGAGCACCAGAAGAAGGAGCAGGGCATCTATGAGTTCTGGCGGAAAGTGCCGGAGATCCTGATCGAGTCCGGCTCCCAATGGGTCACGCCCGCCGAGGCCGTGGCGATCTACCCGGCGATACGCGAATACGATTGCCCGCTCGCCACCTCGTGGGCCGATGCCGAGCGCGACCTCTCCGCATGGGCGGGCAACGCGATGCAGAAGGAGGCGCTCGCAAAGATCCGCTCGCTCGAAACGCCGGTGATGAGCGGCGGCGACCCGAAGCTCATCGCCGCATGGGGCGCGCTCCAGTCATCGGACCATCTTTACTGGATGTCCACCAAGGGCGGCAGCGACGGCCAGGTGACGAGCTACTTCTCCCCCTACCGCAGCCCGCAGGCGGCCTATGACGCCTTCATGGCGGCGCTGGATGATCTCGGGAAACGGGCTCACTCCCACGCCGCAGTCGGCGGCTCGGCGTAG
- the trmD gene encoding tRNA (guanosine(37)-N1)-methyltransferase TrmD — protein sequence MRIDILTLFPEIALAPLSDSIIRRARDARLVEIHGHNLRDWSEDKHRRVDDSPCGGGPGMVLQPGPLHAAITELKKENTRVILMTPQGAPLKQARVRELSSESHLLIVCGHYEGIDHRITETLIDEEISIGDYVLTNGAIAAAVLCDAVIRLLPGALGDAESAAVESFSEPNLLEAPCYTRPVDFMGMKVPDVLLSGNHAKIEAWRNEQALRRSLENRPDLNP from the coding sequence ATGCGCATCGACATCCTCACACTCTTCCCCGAGATCGCGCTCGCTCCTCTCAGCGACTCGATCATCCGGCGCGCGCGAGACGCAAGACTGGTGGAAATCCATGGCCACAACCTCCGCGACTGGTCGGAGGACAAGCACCGCCGCGTGGACGACTCACCCTGCGGCGGCGGGCCCGGGATGGTCTTGCAGCCCGGCCCCTTGCACGCGGCGATCACGGAGCTGAAAAAGGAAAACACCCGCGTGATCCTGATGACCCCGCAGGGCGCTCCGCTGAAACAGGCGCGTGTCCGGGAACTTTCCTCGGAAAGCCATCTCCTCATCGTCTGCGGGCATTACGAGGGCATCGACCACCGCATCACCGAGACCCTCATCGACGAGGAAATTTCCATCGGCGATTACGTGCTCACCAACGGAGCCATCGCCGCCGCCGTGCTCTGCGACGCGGTCATCCGCCTGCTGCCCGGCGCGCTCGGCGATGCGGAATCCGCCGCCGTGGAATCGTTTTCCGAGCCGAACCTGCTGGAGGCTCCGTGCTACACCCGCCCCGTGGATTTCATGGGGATGAAAGTCCCGGATGTCCTGCTTTCCGGAAACCACGCGAAGATCGAGGCATGGCGCAACGAACAGGCTCTCCGGCGCTCTCTCGAAAACCGTCCTGACCTGAACCCATGA
- the msrA gene encoding peptide-methionine (S)-S-oxide reductase MsrA has product MEPDEKSPADKPSVPEGAETITLGAGCFWCVEAAYNQLDGIHAAVSGYMGGETVDPTYEDICTGRTGHAEVVQVVFDPKAIPLERVLAWFWDLHDPTQLNRQGNDIGTQYRSAIFFHNEDQRKLAEASRSAAQGNFDKPIVTEITAAAEFFPAEKYHQDYYFQNKTRNSYCQYVVEPKLKKLKLGH; this is encoded by the coding sequence ATGGAGCCCGATGAAAAATCACCCGCCGACAAACCAAGCGTCCCCGAGGGCGCGGAAACGATCACCCTCGGCGCCGGATGTTTCTGGTGTGTCGAGGCCGCCTACAACCAGCTTGATGGGATCCATGCCGCCGTTTCCGGATACATGGGCGGGGAAACCGTGGACCCCACCTACGAGGACATCTGCACCGGCAGGACGGGCCATGCGGAAGTCGTGCAGGTCGTCTTCGATCCGAAAGCAATCCCCTTGGAGCGGGTGCTGGCATGGTTCTGGGACCTTCACGACCCGACCCAACTCAACCGGCAGGGCAACGACATCGGCACCCAGTACCGCTCGGCGATCTTTTTCCACAACGAGGATCAGAGGAAACTCGCCGAGGCCTCGAGGTCAGCAGCGCAGGGGAATTTCGACAAGCCCATCGTCACCGAGATCACGGCGGCGGCGGAGTTTTTCCCCGCGGAGAAATACCACCAGGATTACTATTTCCAGAACAAGACCCGCAACAGCTACTGCCAGTATGTGGTCGAGCCGAAGCTGAAAAAGCTCAAGCTCGGCCATTGA
- the rmuC gene encoding DNA recombination protein RmuC, protein MPPELEPYIPLIITAVASLFVGWLITWLAASGAKSALLERLKGEERRIAEAEARLANAEAESERNEAEAQTFRNQLTEMTARLDAERKAAEERQALLSRAEAKLSDTFKALSADALKGASEQFLHLAKSTLASQTEEAKGEIEKRKTAIESLVKPVAESLGKFELRIGEIEKLREGAYSELKEQVRALGEGQLGLQKETASLVKALRQPTGRGQWGEMQLRRVVELAGMQEHCDFTLQTNTTTDEGKRLRPDMVVKLPGGKTIVVDSKTPMDAYLNALEATDDTTRANFLNGHAKQVRDHIQQLSSKKYTDQFEDTPEFTVLFLPSESFFSAALHSDPGLIERGVDHGVILATPTTLIALLKAVAYGWRQEALALNAKEISALGRTMHERLGKLAEHFSKLGNSLNSAVDHYNRAIGSYETRVMSTARKFEELKAAPENATLPDIEKIDRTTRPLLANPEIDIEAKDDFAFVPEKDTASKKAANDLRSAFGDL, encoded by the coding sequence ATGCCCCCGGAACTCGAACCCTACATCCCGCTCATCATCACCGCCGTCGCTTCTCTTTTCGTCGGTTGGCTGATCACATGGCTGGCCGCGTCCGGAGCGAAATCCGCGCTGCTTGAGCGCCTAAAGGGCGAGGAACGCCGGATCGCCGAAGCCGAAGCCCGCCTCGCCAACGCGGAGGCGGAGAGCGAGCGCAACGAGGCCGAAGCACAGACTTTCCGCAACCAGCTCACGGAAATGACCGCACGCCTTGATGCCGAGCGCAAGGCTGCCGAGGAAAGACAAGCCCTGCTTTCCCGCGCCGAAGCGAAGCTCTCCGACACCTTCAAGGCGCTTTCGGCCGACGCGCTCAAGGGCGCCTCCGAGCAATTCCTCCACCTTGCGAAATCCACCCTCGCCTCCCAGACCGAGGAGGCCAAGGGCGAGATCGAGAAACGCAAGACCGCCATCGAATCGCTGGTGAAACCCGTGGCGGAATCCCTCGGGAAATTCGAGCTGCGCATCGGCGAGATCGAGAAACTCCGCGAGGGTGCGTATTCGGAGCTCAAAGAACAGGTCCGCGCCCTCGGCGAGGGACAGCTGGGCCTCCAGAAGGAGACCGCCTCGCTCGTCAAAGCCCTGCGCCAGCCCACCGGCCGCGGCCAGTGGGGCGAGATGCAGCTCCGCCGAGTCGTCGAGCTCGCCGGGATGCAGGAGCATTGCGATTTCACCCTCCAGACCAACACCACCACCGATGAGGGCAAGCGCCTCCGCCCGGACATGGTCGTCAAACTGCCTGGCGGGAAAACCATCGTCGTCGATTCCAAGACGCCGATGGACGCCTACCTCAACGCCCTTGAAGCCACCGATGACACCACACGTGCCAATTTCCTCAACGGCCACGCCAAGCAGGTCCGCGACCACATCCAGCAACTTTCCTCCAAGAAATACACCGACCAGTTCGAGGACACCCCGGAGTTCACCGTGCTGTTCCTGCCCAGCGAATCCTTCTTCTCCGCCGCCCTCCACTCCGATCCCGGCCTCATCGAGCGCGGGGTCGACCACGGTGTCATCCTCGCCACCCCCACCACCCTCATCGCCCTGCTCAAAGCCGTCGCCTACGGCTGGAGGCAGGAAGCCCTCGCCCTAAACGCCAAGGAAATCTCCGCCCTCGGACGCACCATGCACGAGCGCCTCGGAAAACTCGCCGAGCATTTTTCCAAACTCGGCAACTCACTCAACTCCGCCGTCGATCACTACAACCGCGCCATCGGCTCCTACGAGACCCGCGTCATGTCCACCGCCCGGAAATTCGAGGAACTCAAAGCCGCGCCGGAGAACGCAACCCTCCCCGACATCGAAAAGATCGACCGCACCACCCGTCCCCTCCTGGCCAATCCGGAAATCGACATCGAGGCCAAGGACGACTTCGCCTTCGTCCCCGAAAAGGACACCGCCTCAAAGAAAGCGGCGAACGATCTGCGGAGCGCGTTCGGGGATCTCTGA
- the aroA gene encoding 3-phosphoshikimate 1-carboxyvinyltransferase gives MSTLRVKAISSLHAEFSVPGDKSISHRAAILGGLSNGTCEISNFLPSEDCLNTLKAMRALGAKFDILEKLEGYGPTKLRIHGRSMKLTAPESPIDCGNSGTGMRLLAGMLAGQDFISELFGDASLSSRPMGRITVPLAEMGAKLETLGEKPGCAPLRIHGSKLKPITYEMPVASAQVKSAVLLAGLFAEGTTSVIQPAATRDHTERMFAAFRISCRTVGNKITMPGGQMPESCDFTVPGDISSAAFWLVAAAAMDGSRLLIKDVGLNPTRTAILKVLSRMGAHMTETLHSMDGEPIGNIEIHGAPLTGTTLLPEEIPNLIDEIPVIAVAAALANGSTHIRNARELRVKETDRITTTVENLRKMGVDVEEFEDGMIVHGAKRLKGAEIESHGDHRIAMAFSIAGLFARGETVIHGTDCINTSYPGFAHHLDAIRNERRAAADFILPTTEP, from the coding sequence ATGTCCACCCTCCGCGTCAAAGCCATCTCCTCCCTCCATGCCGAGTTCAGCGTGCCGGGCGACAAAAGCATCTCCCACCGCGCCGCCATCCTCGGCGGGCTCTCCAACGGCACCTGCGAGATCTCCAATTTCCTCCCCAGCGAGGACTGCCTCAACACCCTCAAAGCCATGCGCGCCCTCGGCGCGAAATTCGATATCCTGGAGAAACTCGAGGGCTACGGCCCGACCAAGCTGCGCATCCACGGCCGCTCCATGAAACTCACCGCCCCCGAGTCACCCATCGACTGCGGGAACTCCGGCACCGGCATGCGCCTGCTTGCCGGCATGCTTGCCGGGCAGGATTTCATCTCCGAGCTCTTCGGGGACGCCTCCCTCTCCTCCCGCCCCATGGGCCGCATCACCGTGCCGCTCGCCGAGATGGGGGCGAAGCTCGAAACCCTCGGCGAGAAGCCCGGCTGCGCCCCCCTCAGAATCCATGGCAGCAAGCTCAAACCCATCACCTACGAGATGCCCGTCGCCTCCGCCCAGGTGAAAAGCGCGGTGCTGCTGGCAGGCCTGTTCGCGGAAGGCACCACCTCCGTGATCCAGCCCGCCGCCACACGCGATCACACCGAGCGCATGTTCGCCGCCTTCCGCATCTCCTGCCGCACCGTCGGGAACAAGATCACCATGCCCGGCGGCCAGATGCCGGAATCCTGCGATTTCACGGTGCCCGGCGACATCTCCTCCGCCGCCTTCTGGCTCGTCGCCGCCGCCGCGATGGACGGCTCGCGCCTGCTCATCAAGGACGTCGGCCTGAACCCAACCCGCACCGCCATCCTCAAAGTCCTCTCCCGCATGGGCGCGCACATGACCGAAACGCTCCACAGCATGGACGGCGAGCCCATCGGCAACATCGAGATCCATGGCGCACCCCTCACCGGAACCACCTTGCTGCCGGAGGAAATCCCCAACCTCATCGACGAGATCCCCGTCATCGCCGTCGCCGCCGCGCTTGCGAATGGATCAACCCACATCCGCAACGCCCGCGAGCTGCGCGTCAAGGAAACCGACCGCATCACCACCACCGTGGAGAACCTGCGGAAAATGGGAGTCGATGTGGAGGAGTTTGAGGACGGCATGATCGTCCACGGGGCCAAGCGGCTCAAGGGTGCGGAGATCGAGTCCCACGGCGACCACCGCATTGCCATGGCATTCTCCATCGCGGGTCTTTTCGCCAGGGGCGAGACAGTCATCCACGGCACCGACTGCATCAACACCTCCTATCCCGGATTCGCCCACCACCTGGATGCGATCCGCAACGAGCGCAGGGCCGCCGCCGATTTCATCCTGCCCACAACCGAACCATGA
- a CDS encoding PmoA family protein produces MKSAILLLFLIATARAKTLKIEAGLHDRANTVVTVPAPDDVPENPGLKPADGKILPLQLSDDGTATFILPELAAGKTAEFALVSMGEPAPDTALAEEKGTDIALGVGKRPVADFVGKRTELPRADIPPIYLRGGYLHPLRTPTGNVVTDDYPSNHIHHHGIWTAWTSTVFQGRKPDFWNMGKGRGKVDCKEIGFSWSGPVHAGLEAENEYTDLTTGAPVVALNESWTVKAYAVSEKFHLLELVFVHRTAGDDGLKLPEFHYGGLGIRGAAAWDGLGNAEFLTSEGVTDRDEANGKPARWVAMSGAVDGAKAGIAILGHPGNFRAPQPIRIHPTEPFISFAPQMAGDMEIAHDKAYRSAYRFVTFDGAPDKQLLGRIWNDYAEPPTAAWE; encoded by the coding sequence ATGAAATCCGCTATTCTCCTCCTTTTCCTTATCGCAACAGCTCGGGCGAAAACCCTGAAAATCGAGGCCGGCCTTCATGACCGCGCCAACACGGTCGTGACCGTTCCCGCCCCCGATGATGTGCCGGAAAACCCCGGGCTGAAACCGGCGGACGGGAAAATCCTGCCGCTCCAGCTTTCCGATGATGGCACGGCGACCTTCATCCTGCCGGAACTCGCGGCGGGGAAAACGGCGGAGTTCGCGCTCGTGTCCATGGGGGAACCCGCGCCGGACACGGCGCTGGCGGAGGAAAAGGGCACCGACATCGCGCTCGGCGTGGGCAAGCGTCCGGTGGCGGATTTCGTGGGGAAACGGACGGAGCTGCCGCGCGCCGACATCCCGCCGATCTACCTTCGCGGCGGCTACCTGCATCCGCTGCGGACACCTACGGGAAACGTAGTAACCGACGACTACCCCTCGAACCACATCCACCATCACGGCATCTGGACGGCATGGACGAGCACGGTTTTCCAAGGCAGGAAGCCTGATTTCTGGAACATGGGCAAGGGCAGGGGGAAGGTGGATTGCAAGGAGATCGGCTTTTCCTGGTCCGGGCCGGTGCATGCCGGGCTCGAGGCGGAGAACGAATACACCGACCTGACAACCGGAGCGCCGGTCGTCGCGCTCAACGAGAGCTGGACGGTGAAAGCCTACGCCGTTTCGGAAAAGTTTCACCTGCTGGAGCTTGTCTTCGTCCACCGCACGGCGGGCGATGACGGCCTGAAGCTGCCGGAATTCCACTACGGCGGCCTCGGGATCCGCGGCGCGGCGGCTTGGGACGGGCTTGGAAACGCGGAGTTCCTCACCTCGGAAGGCGTCACCGACCGAGACGAGGCGAACGGCAAGCCCGCCCGCTGGGTCGCGATGTCGGGAGCGGTGGACGGGGCAAAAGCGGGCATCGCCATTCTCGGCCATCCGGGAAATTTTCGCGCCCCCCAGCCGATCCGCATCCATCCCACCGAGCCGTTCATTTCCTTCGCCCCGCAAATGGCGGGAGACATGGAGATCGCCCACGACAAGGCCTACCGCTCCGCATACCGCTTCGTCACGTTCGATGGCGCGCCCGACAAACAGCTACTGGGCCGTATCTGGAACGACTACGCCGAGCCGCCGACTGCGGCGTGGGAGTGA
- a CDS encoding TIGR01777 family protein — protein MGKRAVIYGASGFIGGGLAGLLAGEGYEVVGVSRKGAGNMSGVTRWVKPEDVDFQGCDVVVNLAGAPIDQRWTEARKREFHESRVGVTEDIVERIAALPEGGRPGVLLNGSAVGIYGNRGDEILGEGSPHGTGYLADLCAEWEAAAGKAELLGVRVVMFRIGVVLGKGGQAYEKLMRVFKAGIGGRLGDGSQWMPWIHVDDLRRAMVFSILSEGIRGAVNGTAPVPERNSDLTRKLARAVGRWVFLPVPGFALRLVLGDFAGVLLASQRAVPAKLEKAGFAFRFRTLEDAFADLTA, from the coding sequence ATGGGAAAACGGGCAGTGATTTACGGAGCGAGCGGATTCATCGGCGGCGGGCTGGCGGGCTTGCTGGCCGGGGAGGGCTATGAGGTCGTAGGCGTGAGTCGCAAGGGAGCGGGAAACATGTCCGGGGTTACCCGTTGGGTGAAGCCGGAGGATGTGGATTTCCAGGGCTGTGATGTGGTGGTGAACCTTGCCGGAGCGCCCATCGACCAACGCTGGACTGAGGCCAGGAAAAGGGAGTTCCATGAAAGCCGGGTGGGGGTGACGGAGGACATCGTGGAGAGGATTGCGGCGCTTCCAGAGGGCGGCAGGCCGGGGGTCTTGCTGAATGGCTCGGCGGTCGGGATCTATGGGAACCGGGGCGATGAAATTCTCGGCGAAGGATCGCCGCATGGGACGGGATACCTTGCGGATCTGTGCGCGGAGTGGGAGGCGGCGGCGGGCAAGGCGGAGCTGCTGGGGGTTCGGGTGGTGATGTTCAGGATCGGTGTGGTGCTAGGGAAAGGCGGGCAGGCTTATGAGAAACTGATGCGGGTTTTCAAGGCTGGGATAGGCGGCAGGCTGGGCGATGGCAGCCAGTGGATGCCGTGGATCCATGTCGATGACCTGCGCCGCGCGATGGTGTTTTCCATTCTCAGCGAAGGCATCCGCGGTGCGGTGAACGGCACCGCGCCGGTGCCCGAGCGGAATTCGGATCTGACGCGCAAACTCGCCCGTGCGGTGGGTCGCTGGGTTTTCCTTCCGGTGCCGGGCTTCGCCCTGCGGCTGGTTCTGGGGGATTTCGCAGGGGTGCTGCTGGCAAGTCAGCGCGCCGTCCCGGCGAAACTGGAAAAGGCGGGATTCGCCTTCCGTTTCCGCACACTGGAAGATGCGTTCGCGGATTTGACGGCCTGA
- a CDS encoding class II fumarate hydratase — translation MQETRPEHDSMGELAIPADALYGASTQRAVGNFPISGETVSPALIHAYGLIKEASALANAKLGVLPQELAEPIAAAAREVAEGKHVAHFPVDVYQTGSGTSTNMNVNEVIATLCRQGGHEAHPNDHVNLGQSSNDTFPTAIHIAVCTELRDTLIPALGGLEKSLSQKAEAFHHVLKIGRTHLMDAVPMRLGQEFSGYAKQAERGVGRCHKAIEALLEIPLGGTAIGTGLNRHPDFPETAIAFLKDRTAFPFQRAENPFEAQAARDALVEAHGQLNAIATSLFKIANDIRLLGSGPRCAIGEISLPAVQPGSSIMPGKVNPVLCEALTMVCARVFGNQTTVTFCGANGQFELNAFMPLLGQCVLESIRLLSNASNAFAEKCVGGITANEARCEELIELSLSMVTSLVPLIGYDKAAAIAKESVKTGKTIRELCEEKIPELGISMGQLSQALGPATMAGE, via the coding sequence ATGCAAGAAACCCGCCCCGAACACGATTCCATGGGCGAGCTCGCCATCCCGGCCGATGCGCTTTACGGAGCGTCCACCCAGCGTGCGGTGGGGAATTTCCCCATCTCTGGGGAAACGGTGAGCCCGGCGCTGATCCATGCCTACGGCCTGATCAAGGAGGCCTCCGCTCTTGCGAACGCGAAGCTCGGCGTGCTGCCGCAGGAACTCGCGGAGCCCATCGCTGCCGCCGCCCGCGAGGTTGCGGAGGGGAAACATGTCGCGCATTTCCCCGTCGATGTGTATCAGACCGGCTCCGGCACCTCTACGAACATGAACGTGAACGAGGTCATCGCCACCCTTTGCCGCCAAGGCGGGCACGAAGCCCATCCCAACGACCACGTCAACCTCGGGCAATCCTCCAACGACACCTTTCCCACCGCCATCCACATCGCCGTTTGCACGGAACTCCGCGACACCCTTATCCCGGCGCTGGGGGGACTGGAAAAATCCCTTTCCCAGAAGGCGGAGGCATTTCACCACGTCCTCAAGATCGGCCGCACGCACCTGATGGACGCGGTGCCGATGCGACTGGGCCAGGAGTTTTCCGGCTACGCGAAACAGGCGGAGCGCGGGGTGGGCCGCTGCCACAAGGCGATTGAGGCGCTGCTGGAAATTCCGCTCGGCGGCACCGCGATCGGCACCGGCCTGAACCGCCATCCGGATTTTCCGGAAACGGCCATCGCCTTCCTCAAGGACCGCACCGCCTTCCCATTCCAGCGCGCCGAAAACCCCTTCGAAGCCCAGGCCGCACGCGACGCGCTGGTCGAGGCACACGGCCAGCTCAATGCCATCGCGACCTCGCTGTTCAAGATCGCCAACGACATCCGCCTCCTCGGCTCCGGGCCGCGCTGTGCGATAGGCGAGATCAGCCTCCCCGCCGTCCAGCCCGGTTCCTCGATCATGCCGGGAAAGGTGAATCCCGTGCTCTGCGAGGCGCTGACCATGGTCTGCGCGAGGGTTTTCGGAAACCAGACGACCGTGACTTTCTGCGGCGCAAACGGCCAGTTCGAGCTCAACGCCTTCATGCCGCTGCTTGGCCAGTGCGTGCTGGAATCCATCCGCCTGCTCTCGAACGCCTCCAACGCCTTCGCGGAGAAATGCGTCGGTGGCATCACCGCGAACGAAGCCCGCTGCGAGGAACTCATCGAGCTCTCGCTTTCCATGGTCACCTCCCTGGTCCCCCTCATCGGCTACGACAAGGCTGCCGCTATCGCCAAGGAATCCGTGAAAACCGGAAAAACCATCCGCGAGCTATGCGAGGAAAAAATTCCCGAGCTCGGCATTTCCATGGGACAGCTCAGCCAAGCCCTCGGGCCCGCGACGATGGCCGGAGAGTGA
- a CDS encoding prephenate dehydrogenase/arogenate dehydrogenase family protein produces MSTSFQRIGILGGGLLGGSIALALREKADVRLWFRKPEAALSSGLGFATGDLAQAVAGCDLLILAVPVGAMPALLSAALGAGLPTSCLITDVGSVKKSVHDSLSAVFAKGGNPFIGSHPWPGSERNGLAAARPDLFENAACLLTNDSGAGPAPCAALESFWESLGCRTKWLGALEHDELVARISHLPHIVAAAAAKVALADSSAGTFGGGGLRDTTRVASGNPVMWAEILTENRTAVIPAVKETIAGLREILATLEKPDQELAQQWLAEAKALRDTLR; encoded by the coding sequence ATGAGCACATCCTTCCAACGAATCGGCATCCTTGGTGGCGGCCTGCTGGGCGGCTCCATCGCCCTCGCCCTCCGGGAAAAGGCCGACGTGCGCCTGTGGTTCAGAAAACCGGAGGCGGCGCTATCCTCCGGCCTCGGTTTCGCCACCGGTGATCTCGCCCAGGCCGTGGCGGGATGCGATCTGCTCATCCTCGCCGTCCCTGTCGGCGCCATGCCCGCCCTGCTTTCCGCAGCCCTCGGGGCCGGGCTCCCCACATCATGCCTCATCACTGATGTCGGATCGGTCAAAAAATCCGTGCATGACTCGCTCTCCGCGGTGTTCGCAAAAGGCGGGAACCCCTTCATCGGCAGCCATCCATGGCCCGGCTCCGAGCGCAACGGCCTCGCCGCCGCACGGCCCGATCTTTTCGAGAACGCCGCCTGCCTGCTGACCAATGATTCCGGAGCGGGTCCAGCCCCATGCGCCGCCCTGGAGTCCTTTTGGGAATCGCTAGGCTGCCGCACGAAATGGCTAGGGGCCCTGGAACACGACGAGCTTGTCGCCCGCATCAGCCATCTCCCGCATATCGTGGCGGCCGCCGCGGCGAAGGTCGCCCTCGCCGACAGCTCCGCTGGCACCTTCGGAGGCGGCGGCCTGCGTGACACCACCCGCGTTGCCTCCGGCAATCCGGTGATGTGGGCGGAAATCCTCACCGAGAACCGCACGGCTGTCATCCCGGCGGTCAAGGAAACCATCGCGGGGCTGCGTGAAATCCTTGCCACGCTCGAAAAGCCCGACCAAGAACTTGCGCAGCAATGGCTCGCCGAGGCCAAGGCGCTCCGAGACACCCTGAGATAG
- a CDS encoding superoxide dismutase, translating to MAHTLPDLGYSFDALEPHIDALTMEIHHDRHHQAYVTNLNNAIAGNAELEAKSICELVSDLASVPDDIRAAVRNNGGGHWNHSFFWKVIAPGGASAPSGDLAASIDSAFGSFDAFKEAFAKAGMTRFGSGWAWLCKKSDGTLAVCSSANQDNPTMGPDFGGCGSTPILGLDVWEHAYYLHYQNKRPAYIDAFWNVVNWDVVAANFAG from the coding sequence ATGGCACACACATTACCAGATCTCGGCTACTCCTTCGACGCCCTCGAGCCCCACATCGACGCACTGACGATGGAAATCCACCATGACAGGCACCACCAGGCATACGTCACCAACCTGAACAATGCCATCGCAGGCAACGCAGAGCTTGAGGCGAAATCCATCTGCGAGCTCGTTTCCGACCTCGCCTCCGTCCCCGATGACATCCGCGCTGCGGTCCGCAACAATGGGGGCGGCCACTGGAACCACTCGTTCTTCTGGAAAGTCATCGCCCCCGGCGGCGCATCCGCACCTTCCGGCGACCTCGCGGCGAGCATCGACTCGGCCTTCGGTTCCTTCGACGCGTTCAAGGAAGCCTTCGCCAAGGCCGGCATGACCCGTTTCGGCTCCGGCTGGGCATGGCTCTGCAAGAAATCCGACGGCACCCTCGCCGTCTGCTCCTCAGCCAACCAGGACAACCCGACCATGGGGCCTGACTTCGGCGGTTGCGGCAGCACCCCTATCCTCGGCCTCGACGTGTGGGAGCACGCCTACTACCTCCATTACCAGAACAAGCGCCCCGCCTACATCGACGCGTTCTGGAACGTGGTGAACTGGGACGTCGTCGCCGCGAACTTCGCGGGCTGA